A single region of the Lycium barbarum isolate Lr01 chromosome 2, ASM1917538v2, whole genome shotgun sequence genome encodes:
- the LOC132628379 gene encoding uncharacterized protein LOC132628379 produces MTRSAVELDFFSMEKESTHHAKLESGIAFGDIQSVIPKTDPDVLNPQLPVFSPISRLCCSTKNGTENAPMTIFYDATVAFFDVSGDEVFCQSNASLALFPFTFELAFSHRNQIFFTLVGISEVGVED; encoded by the exons ATGACGAGATCAGCAGTGGAACTTGATTTCTTTAGCATGGAGAAAGAGTCTACTCATCATGCTAAACTTGAAAGTGGAATAGCCTTTGGAG ATATTCAAAGTGTGATTCCAAAGACTGATCCTGACGTTTTGAACCCTCAATTGCCCGTTTTTAGTCCTATTTCGAG GCTTTGTTGTAGCACGAAAAATGGCACAGAAAATGCACCTATGACCATTTTCTACGACGCAACGGTTGCGTTTTTCGATGTCTCCGGTGACGAGGTTTTTTGTCAATCAAATGCCTCTCTGGCATTGTTTCCTTTTACTTTTGAATTG GCGTTTAgccatagaaaccaaatatttttcactttagttGGAATTtctgaagttggagttgaagattga